The genomic interval CAGAGAATTATCGCTGAGGCATTGCGCGGGTGGGCGTGGTGTGCCTGTGGGCACCCTCGGTCGCTGCACCCATACATTCCCTAAGCGTTTGTTTGGCTATTTTTCGGGGCAATGGGCAGATCCGCCCCTTCTAAGCCGGATGTTGGGCTTGCCTCCGCTGGGGTTTCTGCCTCCGGTGTTTCGCTGTCGTGGGCCTCGGCGCGGTGCAGCAAAAAGGCCTTGAGATAACGCGCCTCGGGTACCGCCGGGGGGTAGGGGTGATCCAGATCCTGGCCGGCCTCGGTCAGGACCCGATAGCTGCCACGGGAAGCGCCCCGGGCGACGGCCTGGAGCAAGGCGTCTCGGCTCAGGTGGTAGGAGCAGGATGCGGTGAAGAGCAATCCGTCCGGGCGGAGCAGACGCAGGGCCAGATCGTTGAGGCGGGCATAGGCGGCGGTGCCGTCCCGTACATCCTTGCGGGACTTGATGAGGGCGGGCGGGTCGAGCAGGATGAGGTCGAAGGATTCGGCGCGATCCCGCAGTTGACGCAGGGTTTCCAAGGCTTCGCCCTCGTGGCCGTGTACCTGGCTCAGCCCATTGCGGCGCGCATTCTCCTCCAGCAAGGCCAGAGCCGACGCCGAGCGGTCCACGGCCAGTACCTCGACGGCGCCCGCGCGCGCCAGGGGCAGGGCAAAGCCGCCCAGATAACTGAACAGGTCCAGCACCCGCCGTCCGGTAGCAAATTTCGTGAGTTCGTGACGGTTGCGGCGATGATCGTAGAACCAGCCGGTCTTTTGTCCCTGCCGCGGGTCGATGAGGAAGCTGCAGCCGTTTTCGAGGACTTCGAGATGCTCTGGAACCGCACCAGCGAGCACCTCGA from Acidithiobacillus caldus ATCC 51756 carries:
- a CDS encoding class I SAM-dependent rRNA methyltransferase, with amino-acid sequence MTRPTPPLRLKKNEDRRLRIGHPWIYSNEVDVSRTPLVAVAPGSVCRIEDHRGQPLGLAHVNPHALLCARILTRDPDTQIDVDFYLRRLRDALGLRMALFSGPYYRLVHGEGDGLPGLVVDRYGDYLVLQTGSAGMEQDLDLIVAALVELIRPLGILLKGSGVARSIEGLPERIEVLAGAVPEHLEVLENGCSFLIDPRQGQKTGWFYDHRRNRHELTKFATGRRVLDLFSYLGGFALPLARAGAVEVLAVDRSASALALLEENARRNGLSQVHGHEGEALETLRQLRDRAESFDLILLDPPALIKSRKDVRDGTAAYARLNDLALRLLRPDGLLFTASCSYHLSRDALLQAVARGASRGSYRVLTEAGQDLDHPYPPAVPEARYLKAFLLHRAEAHDSETPEAETPAEASPTSGLEGADLPIAPKNSQTNA